One genomic region from Anaerolineae bacterium encodes:
- a CDS encoding ATP-binding cassette domain-containing protein has protein sequence MSSAIVVRNLHKTYRSPQRAPGLRAALRHLVAPRYRTVQALQGVSFTIRPGEAVGYLGPNGAGKTTTLKILAGVLFPDAGEVEVLCSVPWKGETTFKKQSAFVMGRKGQLWWDLPALDLFHLFREMYEVPLPVFRRRLDDLAGRFRVTDLLSVPVRNLSLGERMKMELIAALLHGPQVLFLDEPTLGLDVMAQHEIRALLRDYVRQQGLTLLMASHYMRDVEAICDRIILLDAGRIRFDGPLSDLKARYAPFREVRATLTTAARAVPAAAWLVERAGPRLRWRVPREQVPMLLQQLTAQNEVVDLSVQEPALADVLREAFAQNSAGR, from the coding sequence ATGTCATCGGCCATCGTGGTGCGCAACCTGCACAAGACTTACCGCAGTCCACAACGGGCGCCCGGCCTGCGGGCCGCGCTGCGCCACCTGGTCGCGCCCCGCTACCGCACCGTGCAGGCCCTGCAGGGCGTGTCCTTCACCATCCGCCCCGGCGAGGCCGTGGGCTACCTGGGCCCCAACGGCGCGGGGAAGACCACCACCCTGAAGATTCTGGCCGGGGTGCTCTTCCCCGACGCCGGGGAGGTGGAAGTGCTATGCTCCGTGCCCTGGAAAGGCGAGACCACCTTCAAAAAGCAGAGCGCCTTCGTCATGGGCCGCAAGGGGCAACTCTGGTGGGACCTGCCCGCCCTGGACCTCTTCCACTTGTTCCGCGAAATGTACGAGGTGCCCCTCCCGGTCTTCCGCCGCCGGCTGGACGACCTCGCCGGGCGGTTTCGCGTCACCGACCTGCTCTCGGTGCCCGTGCGCAATCTCTCCTTGGGCGAGCGGATGAAGATGGAACTCATCGCCGCCCTGCTCCACGGCCCCCAGGTGCTCTTCTTAGACGAGCCTACCTTAGGCCTGGATGTGATGGCCCAGCACGAGATCCGCGCCCTGCTGCGCGACTATGTGCGCCAACAAGGCCTGACCCTGCTCATGGCCAGCCACTACATGCGGGATGTGGAGGCCATCTGCGACCGGATCATCCTGCTGGACGCCGGGCGCATCCGCTTCGACGGCCCGCTGAGCGATCTCAAGGCCCGTTACGCCCCCTTCCGCGAGGTGCGGGCGACCCTGACCACGGCGGCGAGGGCGGTGCCCGCCGCTGCCTGGCTGGTGGAGCGGGCCGGCCCCCGGCTGCGCTGGCGGGTACCCCGCGAGCAGGTGCCCATGCTGTTGCAGCAGTTGACCGCGCAAAATGAGGTGGTGGACCTGAGCGTGCAGGAGCCAGCCTTAGCGGATGTGCTGCGCGAGGCGTTCGCCCAGAACAGCGCGGGGAGGTGA